GTCACCTCGCGCACGGCCAGGGCGTGCGCGCGCAGGTCCGGGAGCTGCTCGCCGCCGTCCCGGGTGTCCGTCTGGTCGAGCTCGAGGAATCCGACATGTGCTGCGGCAGCGCCGGCACCTACAACCTGACCGAGCCCCGGATGGCGCGCCGTCTGCTCGAGCGGAAGCTCGACCACATCGCGGCCACGGGAGCGGAGGTGGTTGCGGCGGCGAATCCGGGCTGCATCCTCCAGATCAGGGCCGGTGCGATCCTGCGTGGGCTCCGTGTGCGCGTCGAGCATCCGATCGATCTGCTCGCGACGGCGCACGGGCTGCACGAAGACGTCACGAGCACTCGCAGCCCGCAGGCATGATTCGATGGCGAGCCATCGACATCTCAACTCGCACCGATACGGGCCGCTGCAGCCAGGTAACCAGGCGTCAAATCCGAACGAAGTTAGAGTGTCGACGCCAGTGCAGACCGCACCCTAGGCACGGATCCAACCGAGCCAGCGAAGTAGGTGAGGCCCGAGAACGAGGACGCCGATGATGACCGAGCCGGTGGCCGCGATGAGGACAGCACCTGCGGCCACATCTTTGGCCTGACCGGCGATTGGATGGAAACCCGGCGAGGCGACGTCCGTGAGGAACTCGAGGGCCGTGTTAACAGCTTCCGCAGTCCACACCGCAACGATAGCGAGCACGATCCAGCACCAATCAGTTCGCGAGATTCCGAAGAATACACCCACGGTGACGACCGAGACGGTAGCTGCCGCATGGATCCATGCGTTGTGTTGCGACCGTAGCATGATTGCGATGCCATGGATTGCAAAGGAGAAGCTACGAATCCGCCCGGTAAAGGTAAGGGATCGCGGGGATGAGCCTCGGGTCATATTCTCGGAGTGTCTAATGGCTTGGCGGCTCACCCCGCCGCGTTGGAAGCGAGCTCAGCGCCTGCCGACCGGCGGCTGAGCCCCCTGCCGCATCGGACACCTTGGCGTGCGATCGATACGGATCCTCTCCGGCTGCCTGTTGCGTGGATCACTTTCCGTGGCTCACTCTCAGGATCCGGCCGTCATCCCTCGCGATCTCGGCCACCGCGACGCCGCCAAGCCAGCCCTCGGGTAATGAGTTCCGCGAGCCGGACACGGATGGCTCCGAAAAGCGCGTCAAGGTCCTCAGCCATTTCACCACCTCTGCTCTCACTCCAGCCGTCCAACGACCTGGCGGTTCAGCGGCGGCGCGCAGCGCCGTCCGCTGCAACCGCTTGAGGGGCGGCTCGCTCATGCCTCGGAGCACGGCTTTCGACGCAAGGAACATGTGAGGAGCTGGTCGAGCGCCTTTTCGAATTCAAATACGCCGCTATATTCGGTCTCTTCCGCGCATTCGAAGGATGGCGGTTCGTCGACGTCCTCGAGGGATTGATCCGCGCCCTTCTGGGAGCCAGCGCGGATCGTTCCGTAGCGAATCCCTGCCGAGTACGAGTCGAAGTCCTGAAAGTACAGGAGTGCAGAACTTCGGCTGTCGTCACCGGGGGTAAGATTCCGGCCTACGAACACGACTGGCACAACCTCGGGCACGAGCATGTCATCGTCGACAAAGTCAACGCGAAAGTAGACTTCGCCGACGATGAGGTCTTCGGACCTCACGTACTCGCCGTAGGGCTTCAGATCGCGGGCCGGAAATCGCAGCGTGGATTCAGCCCTCATGTCTTCTGATGAGCCGCCCGACACCGGCGAGCAGGCCGAGGGCTGCCACGAGTCCGGCGCCAGGCAGTGCGATTCGGCCATGAGAAATCATGCCCTAAGCGGTCCAACGACTTGGAATTGAACTGCGGGTGCCGCAGGCGACCGTCAGCTCCAATTTCATGTTGGGCGCGGCCGCGGCGTGAATCACGGGTCGTGCTCCAAGAGGTTCTTGCCAAGACATACGCTGGTTTCCGGGGAGAGGCAGTATCCCCCGTAGAGCGGGATTGGGTGGAAGCCAGTTGCTCGATAGAGCGCGAGGGCGGC
This genomic window from Deltaproteobacteria bacterium contains:
- a CDS encoding diacylglycerol kinase family protein, coding for MTRGSSPRSLTFTGRIRSFSFAIHGIAIMLRSQHNAWIHAAATVSVVTVGVFFGISRTDWCWIVLAIVAVWTAEAVNTALEFLTDVASPGFHPIAGQAKDVAAGAVLIAATGSVIIGVLVLGPHLLRWLGWIRA